In the Necator americanus strain Aroian chromosome X, whole genome shotgun sequence genome, TGGACCTTCTCTATATTTTCTCtctgataaaataaaaataacaaagaaaaaaatgaacatggATATATCAACAAACGTAATTAGAGGTGACTTAGAAGcttatcaaaaatcaatacataAACCTATAAGATTTCATGAATGCAGACCCAGGACAGTCCATGTATTATTACTCATTTAACCATAACAGTATTGTTCAGTTACTGGATCTAAGACAATGTGACAGAAAATACATATATTACTAAGTGTATTCCATTGTGATGACTAGGATTCTGATCGCAGTGCACAGTATTGTTATTAACTTAAAATATTCCGACTTATGCTGTTTTATAGAAATATTCTACTCttgttctaaaatttttaactACTTCTGTACCCTTTATAAGTACGTGTCAAGTTCTAGGTTGCTTGATTgtggatttggaaaaaatgtaaTCAATAGTGTAATTCACAGTCCACCTTCATTAGATTGAGATCGCTCGATGGTTTCCCTGGAACGATGGAAACATCTAAAAACCTATTGACATCCTTAGACTAACGTGCTGTAATTGTGCCTTTTCACCACATTTAAATGCAATAAGCATTGACGATGTCAGGAAATCTCAGTAGGATGCATtgaatttctgaaatgaatttcttttcgaaatttgaacatttttgaaatattgaatACTTACATGTCTGAAATTTTACTGAAATTTGCTTCGGAAAAggttctgttcctttttttggagatTGATTTTGCTCTAAGTAAGCGACACTTACCGAATTTTATCTGAAACTGTCATACCGGAGAGATCCAGTACGGATTTCTGTATGCACGTGCTTGCACGGGTACAACGCATGTGCCACTTGCACTATCTTAACGGAACAGCCGGCACCCTACATGGAATCACTATGAATGATGAAAAGTGAGAAAACTCCAGGAAGCAGGGATGAGCAGGCATTGTGGTCGCATTGTTTTATACTCTGTCCACCGAACCGGGTTAGCGCTGCAaggattttcccattttgcgcGGTTGACTCAAGAGTGTTACGCTTCCTGAAGTAGGAAATGTGTACAGGTGCCTCTGGATAGGGGCTTAGAATCCAGGAACAGTATGGAAGTTTGTTCTTAAGAAAGCCTTGGATTTCTcttggaaatggaaaaatcaacattttagGTGCAAAGTGCATTGTTTGTCAGTTTCCAGAGTCAACGATTCACCTCATGCGTATTTTGAAGCAATTAACAGGTTCCGAATCTGCAAATCGTCAGACCATTTAAGGCCTATTTGTGCTTGAATGTTGCCGTCATTTTATGGCGAGCTTTCACCATAATTGGCGATGAGCTGGTCTTCTGTGAGGTCAATCGTCGAATTGCTAAGTTTGCTGCTCTTATGAGGATCCCCTGTAAGTTTAATCCAATCCAAAATCCTCAAAACTGGAGATAAAGAGGTCTCTCCGGCCGTTTTCTGATCTACCTTCCATTTGTCACAAGTTCGGTGACAAAATAGATTACATAACTAAATCGTTGGTAATTCTTTTATGTATTTGCAAAATCTTGACAGAACTAATATGTCTCATcacttcctgaaaatttaTCTGTAGGAATACTTGAAACGATGGTCGTAGACATGATTTCCTATTTTCACTCATGGGATTTTCAGAAATGAGATAAAGAACTGTGCATAAATCCTGTATGTGCTCATCACctatccaagaaaaaactcaGCTACATTTTTAGAGCGCAACTTTTTCCACCGCTAGTCATTGACTCTTTGTAATCGTTCAATCaagtaaaaagaaatcgaaacgGTAGGATATTAAGAGAGGAAAAAGCCCAGTATCCTCCTTCAGAGCCCTTCCTTCCTTTGCAAAGAGGTAAACCGTTTGCTTCTCATTCTCATCCATCAGTGAGACGGGAAAATCCGAGATAAATGAAGAGAATATTTAGGAGAGTATCGCCGCttcttctctttattcttatttaaaaaCAGGTATACGGATTCTTTCAATGGTGAAGGGAATTCATCGTAACCTTTGTGcctatttcttccaaatttctaTACCTTGTTAAGATAATCTTAAGAGATTACTTTAAGAGGCACTATGGAACCGATCCATGATCTCAATCCTCCGCCATTTCATTATAAATTATTCTTGCTGAGATGTTCTTCAGCTCATTTTTTGGTTATCCGCAGGGGATCTTCTTAATACCCCCCTGATATTTATAGCTGTAGTTTCATTATGAGCCTGAGTcagcacatttttcttttatgggAGGAGGAGGAACATGCGCTTACCAGTTGGCTTCTTTCAGTTGAATGGGGACGCGAGACATCAACGTTATCGACAATTTCGACATAAAGGCAGAAAGGGCACGGCATTTTTACGGCACAGTCGCATGCGCAGAACATTTGAATTGGTCGCATGACTCATCCGTCCGTCACTCAATCCCCCCTCACTCACTAGACGTAGGTGGTACTGAAACAACGTGACAAACTAGCACCTCTTACCTCCTACATCCATAGAACACCTTGAAAATGATTCTATTCTTCGAAAATTCAGCCGCGATAGAGCGGAGCAACTTTGCGGAAGTCGTTTCCTTGTTTAAGCAATGTAAGAGGAACTGCGAGAGTCCAACAATGATTTCATACGAAGTGATTCAGTATAAATCATTTGCGCATCAAACAATACTGCTATTATGCTTATATAAGAGTTTCATATTCAGAAACGAAACTGTTTCGTTAGTGGCACAGCCGTTAACGTTTTAGTGCGTTAGCAAATAGGAAGGGAAGTTGTGAGACGGTAATTGTCCACAAATTCCGCTTCCTGTCATCTTAATCGATCGCATCTTGCCATATTCAGAGTGACATTTTGTGTTTTGTAGACAGTCACAGTGATATAAGAATATTTTCACCTCAATTTACCTTGTTGTCGATGAGTTTAGGCAACAAAAACTGGATCACTAATGGTTAATCCTTAATATAATCATCAACTAATATATGGCTCTTAAGCTCTTAATTCTTAGTAAACGTTCCTTAAACGTTTATTCCGAATTATTTAATAGGATTTGCCATAGTGTTGAAAACCTTCACTATATCGACATCCATTTGCAGCGCCTTCCTTGTTCATACCTTTTCCACCGAAccatttcagttttttatttcttttccgcAATTTTGCGAAATTGGCCTCTATTTTTGGATGTTTACACGTCCCCACTTATGTTAtgggaacgttttttttttttcgttcccgGTGCAGCTGCTGGATATTTTGATATGGATAATTGTAAGTTGCAGGAACCATATTACACTGGCACGGTTACGGTTTCGTGACTTTCGATGCTCTCTGGTTTTATCACACCCTCAGTCAGTAATGTTAGTGTGAATCTGTCATATGGAGAAATACATGGCACCAAATAATCACGTTCCAGTCGTGAAAGTTCCAAATCGTGAACGTGCGCTACCAATTCAAGAGCAGGTAAAAGTCTATAACACGAACAACCAAGTTTATACCGAAGTCCTGGAACGGAACCCTAGACAtattttccaggttttttcttcatctgtaCAACTTGTACATCGGAACAGGAAACTTTTGTGATAACTAATGTCTTCTGTGGTCAAAGTACAACAATAAACTATAatacttcttctcttctaattATTTTGAACTGTGGCAGAGAAGTTATAGCGTAATTTCATCTAACAACACAActgtaacaaaataaattacaacAAAACAACTTAAATTACCGAAGGAATTTATACCTAGGATTTCTGACGAGCGCATAGTAGAAAGTTGTGTATCTTTCGGATTTCATATTGTTTGGAATAATATCATAGATGCTGGCATGGATGCTATATCCATGAGAAATATATAAATGGGTATTGCAGTTTACTGCTGGTATCGAAAAatcgaatcgaaaaaaatcgaagaataaCGCATAAGTCACTGAAGCAGTCCACGTTTACGAAGATAAGAGCTCATATCTAATAATCAATATTTGATCTACCAATTATGACACTTTCGCTATAGTTTCACtacgttcatttctttgtttaagGACATTTTCTGCTGACACATATAGCGACGGGTCCTTGTGATATGTATTACGAACCTAGTATCAAGCGCTAAGGTAAACGCAAAGCCAGGAAGAATTTCACGGTTTCGGAAGGTTCTGTAGATCACGTCATTACAACAGTTAGCTATATCGATCATCGGGAATGTTCATCATAGCAACGTTGTCGACTTCGATTCCTTGATCTACCCCGTGATCTTTGCTATTCTTCCTAAAATTCCTCGATGGAGTCTggacttttcttcatttttatatttctcacCAGCTGTACTACAATAATTTCAAAGCATCGATTTCTTGGATATCCCATATTCTAACCGCATTAGTGTGTCCCATAAAAACTGAGATTATGTGGATTTTTTGTGCCCGTGAACGTCATGAGTTAATTTAACAACCCTTTCTCCTCTACCAATAAATCAACACCTACACAATGTATAACTTTGTTTCTAGCCTACGCTTTAAACTAAACGAAATAGCGTTCCGGAAATGTGTTATACCATTGCGACCTCTTAGTCAGCAtctatttccagaaaattctcccGATGGATTACATTGCGAAGTTTGCACTACACTTTTTGTATGATTGACTGCTCTGGTTTCGTCAAGTGTTCTCGCGCAACTAAAGGAGCTTTTGCTCAAATATGGATTGATCGGAGCAAACAGTGTTCGCGAGTAGAATTCAATGATTGAAAGATTTTGTAATAACGGCCAGCCTACTAGCTGTGTTTCCGCAAAATGTTATTTATCAATCTTAAAGGGGGCCGGATGTCATTGTGGATGGCAAGATTGATTCGCACCTCTTTACCATTGTGGAAAACAAGTAATGTTCTAAAATAACCACCAAGTTGTAAAAGAATAGCTAATCgaagaagaatggaaatatttcctacaaatgcaaaaatggaTTGAAATTATGCATTGTCTCACAATTACATTTTATTGAACTGTGCACAAACCTGCCAGATGCTGAGTCCGGCTGCCGAGAGCATGGAAACGACCACCCACATCGATAATCGGCTGCCAGAGTCGAAGAAATGTggggaaagaaagaaagatatgTGGACAGTCCTTTAcacaaatataaaatgaacaaTTCATGAGATCCTTCCTTTCAAACCAATGAGATTCTTCAAGTTAGGAGGAGTGTGCGTAAAGAAATTCATAATAATGCATCGATAAATGTATTCATAAGAATTAACCAAAATTAATGTATTTTACTGCTAAATTCAGAGTTCACAGACCtatagaagaataaaaaaaaactgattataCCTGTCTTTTAATCTTTCGGTAGTCTTCCATAGTACAATTGGGAACCAACGAAATTTCCATAATTGTCTATTTTTCTGCTCGTCATCAATGCTCGAGCGTATTCCATGGTTCATCACAATAAATTGTTGTATGTAAGAACGATTATTTTAGAAACAACGCTTTAGCGTTTGGAACGGTGAAATATATTGAATCTTCTGAATACGTAGGTCCTAATAGCCTATAGGAAATGTTGCAAATTTTTCATGCAAATCCAAATTTgagcaatttaaaaaattgggtCACTGAGAGAATGACGTGCGAACATAGCTACCATGATGAAAAGcatgaaagaaacaaaaaaaaaatggacgaaacATTCCAAAATTATTCGTAGAATGCATATCGTCAGTAGCAAAACATCGCTTCTTTCCACTGCTAAGCTTTTCAAAAGCAAGACTTTGTAGTCTTTTATAAGTGCAATACTCATTATGACCACCacctatttctggaaaactccAGAATGCAAGAAATGTGGTAAACTTTTTACTCACCGCTGTTATCCCATGACTTTTAACAAATAGTAGCGGGATCGGAACTTGATAAAAAGTGCATGAATAGAGATGTGATGTGAGTCTTGTGACAGATTTGGGGTGAAAGTGACAATCTCAAAGCCAAGCCCATTCTAAGGATTCGTGGCTCTCTGGAATAAAATTACAGTGTTACCCAGTTTCGGAAGAACCTACAATGTGGAGTAATTTGTGAACAATCCAGCTTGTTTTTGATGGTTTCGGATCTTAACGTAGTTATTGTGttcaaaaagcaaagaatCATCAGGAATGGAGAAATTATTGGCGCCCACTCGATCAGTTCGATGAACATTGGGGGTTAAGGTGATGAGGCGATGGATAAATATTTTACGGATAACATTTCCGTTCACTTGTAATAGAAATTCTCTTCGAAATTGAAGATGGGTTGAGGAGACTTCATATCTTTCACAATTATATCAGTTCAATACCAAATCTCATCAGTTAGATCAATGCTGATCAATTAGATCAGTGATAATGGTCCTTTTCAACACTTCAAACCCTCAAATCGATTACTTCTTCCAACACGtaacttttaaaagaaatgcCTGGCATCAATGTTCGTAAAATTCTAATACTGGTTGACGAAAAATACCAGATTACTGTAAGCACCTAGTATATAATTTTAAGATCGGTAATTTGACCAGCAAAATAGAAACTCTTATAGTTAGTACTTACCTCGTTTCTATGTGTGTAATGATGTTCAAggagcaaacaaacaaacaaacgaacaaacaaaatttagcTTCtaataagattttttcttttcacaaagaaTTTCGCCAATGAAATTGTTTGGGATGGAAAGGTTACACTCGTATACAGTGAACGATTCAGTTAAGGTACAAGATGTTGAAGGTCGATTCAATATTCCACACATGGTTCGAGCTTTTCTCAAAGGGTCTTACGGTACCAGAGATAAGTTAATCAAaggaaattcaaacaaaactCATCTGATcatggacgaaaaaaaaaacgccgccTGGGACACCAGGCACATGCACGTCCTATCATACATCATACACCTACAAAATAACGGTGTAGATCATGATGGATATCCGTTATCACCACTGTATACCTGACCGTGACACCTAACCATCATAAAAGTCCTGAGAAAATCCTGGAAGATACAGTTTTTGAGCAATATATGAGAGAACATATTCGGTCAAAATTCGAAGGAGCAAAAACAGGCTTAAAAGTGCATTCGCATCCAACATCAACAGAAATATATCATATACGCGATTTTTTGATACCATCTAGTCAGGAAGTCACCATTGTTGATTTGGTTATGTTCTTATTCATCGTGTTAAATTTGTAGATAATTTCTGTTGGGACTTTAGGAATGGATTTTTGATCATCCATAAACTGCTGGATTTTATCTACAGGCAGAgataaatcaaagaaaatgataGGATTCCAAAAACAATCACAGCTCTGCCATTTCTTCGTGATCTCGAAAATCGTTCAAACCTCTACCATTCTCCGTACGACAAGTCCAAGTGTCCAAGTTATCAATCACGGACTGATCTATACCTTGAGCCATGTATGAGGCTGAATGATCCTGGCGAATGACTGCACGATAAAATATCTTGTAATGGTTGTTCTAATATATGAAATTTAGACTTACACTGGTATATGTTTCGTTCAATGCCTTCAACCCCGTTGATTTGCCCTCGGCAAGAAAATACATAGTTGGTCGGCTTTTACCAACTTTATGGACTCCACGAAGTCAGAAAAAATCACCTTACCGCTCATTTGAGCAGAATTTGTATGATAACAATCACTTTTCCCTCTAATAGTCTCCAAAACCTCACTGGCTCTCCCTCTGGAACTTTAATGGTTTTAAAATGCTTCTTCTTCGGCAGTACCCAACTGTTGCACTTTCTTACTTATTTACCTCATCTCTCAACTTATATGGAAGCGTGAGCTATGTAGTTTTACTATAAACTTCAATATTTTAATTCTTACATTTTATCTCTTGCCGGCTGAATACGACCACCTTTTCGATGTTTCGGTGTTGGCTAAGGGCCACATAATTCACCAAGGACTAAATCTTTCACTTTCATGAGGGAACCGCTATGTTCCCTCATGTTAACAGAAAGTGCTTAATTCCATGaattgtttaattttaattagaaTCAAAATTCTAATTAATTGATACCAATCTCTAGGAACGATTATTagggtgatttttttaaagttcattAACTAATTCattcttttgatttcatttttgttgtctGCTTCCATAACGTGTCTTTCAAAGAAGccacttcaaaagaaaatcctggTTACCCATAACCAGAACTACATCTTTGATCTCATCTCTGATTcagttgcaaaaaaatcgcaaaCCTTTGCAAATATATAAGATTGCAGCAAAAATGGAGATTATTTCTATGAGCATAAAGAAAACATCTACAGTGTTATGATGTACGTTCAACACTGTTCAGTAATGTGGCGCTATTTCTGGGAATTCTCTTATGCCGAACAAAATTCTAACCCCAATATGAACTTTTCAGGCAGTTTTGTGAAATCGTAGGAATTGAGAAATCTGGAAACTGCATTCATAAACTTTGGCACATAATTTAAAACATgaaatgtgtttttctttgaacagaACAACGTTAAAGAttctaaaaaagaattataaattctgaatatgaaaaataaacgtGGGTCAGTGGAAAATCTTAGAATTACAGAAGGTAATTGCCTTAAATTATGCAAACTCGCAGGAAGTGAACGCCATTCGAATCTTCTCTAATTTGAAAATCTCACAGGATTTCGGCGCTGGGACGGTTTTAAGGAGGTCACATAAGCTACGTAGACGTGTGAGCTGCATGTAATTATTGTTGAATTTTGCCGCAAATGCGAGCATGTGGCGAATAGGACTTTCAGAAGATCCGCTGTATTTCTAATAAGAACACCTCGTGCGATAAATCACTCAATCTTTAGAAAGAAACACAAGCCCCATTTATGAGGCAAGTGTCTCGTGGGAGGGCTAGAACGAGAAGCCGACAAGGGGGGTTTTGCCGCCCGTCCACGAAGGGATT is a window encoding:
- a CDS encoding hypothetical protein (NECATOR_CHRX.G21284.T1), producing the protein MAQGIDQSVIDNLDTWTCRTENGLSTYLSFFPHISSTLAADYRCGWSFPCSRQPDSASGRKNSKDHGVDQGIEVDNVAMMNIPDDRYS